In the Halorussus salinus genome, ATACAAAATCACGTACCACGACTATGAGCGACACAGGAGTACCCGCCGTCCGACTCGACGGTATCACCAAGCGATTCGGCGACGTGGTGGCCAACGACGCCGTGGACCTCTCGCTCGACGCCGGGTCGGTCCACGCGCTCGTCGGCGAGAACGGCGCGGGCAAGACCACCCTGATGAGCGTCCTCTACGGCCTCTACGACCCCGACGCGGGCGACATCTTCGTGGACGGCCAGCGCCGCGAGTTCGACTCTCCTCGGGACGCCATCGACGCCGGGGTCGGGATGATTCACCAGCACTTCCAGTTGGTGGACAACATGACCGTCGTCCAGAACGTCGTGTTGGGCCACGAGCCGACCGAGAACGGACTCGTGGACGAGGAGAGCGCCCGGTCCGACATCGAGGACATCTGCGAGACCTACGGGTTCGACGTGGACCGGTACCTCGACACGCCGGTCGAGCAGTTAGGGGTCGGCGTGCAACAGCGCGTCGAAATCGTCAAGAGCCTCTATCGAGGCGCGGACGTGCTGGTCCTCGATGAACCGACCGCGGTGTTGACGCCCCAAGAGGTCGAAGGACTCTTCGAGGTGATGGCGGAACTCACCGACCGCGGGCGGTCGCTCATCTTCATCACGCACAAGCTGGACGAGGCCCTCGAAGCGGCCGACGACATCACCGTCCTGCGCGACGGGAAGGCGGTCGGCACCGTCGCGGCCGCCGAGACCTCCCGCGAGGAGTTGGCCCGGATGATGGTCGGCCGGGACGTGCTGTTCGACTACCCCGAGCGCGAGACCGTGCCCGGCGACGTGACCCTCTCCGTCGAGGAGTTGCGGGTCCGGGACGACCGGGACCTCGAACAGGTCGGCGGCGTGGACCTGACCGTCCGCGAGGGTGAAATCCTCGGCATCGCGGGCGTCGAGGGGAACGGCCAGACCGAACTCGTGGAGGCGCTGACCGGCCTGCGCGAGGTCGAGGAGGGCACCGTCACCTTCGCGGGCGGGGATATCACCGAGACCAGTCGCCGCCAGCGCATCGAGTCGGGCATCACCTACGTCCCGGAGGACCGCCAAGACGAGGGGCTGGTGCAGGACTACGACCTCGTGCGCAACGCCCTGCTGGGCAACCAGACCGTCGAACCCTACGTCCGTCGGGGATTCATCGACTGGGGGTCGGTCCGGGACCACGCCGAGACCATCGTCCGGGAGTACGACGTGCAACCGCCGAACGCCGACGCGGAGGCGGCGTCGCTGTCGGGAGGGAACCAGCAGAAGTTCGTCGTCGGCCGGGAAATCGAACACGACCCGGACCTGCTGGTCGCCTCCCACCCGACCCGCGGCGTGGACGTGGGGAGCATCGAGTTCGTCCACGAGCGCCTGCTGGAGATGCGCGACGCGGGCACCGCGGTCCTGTTCGTCTCGTCGAAACTCGACGAGATTCGGAAGCTCTCGGACCGCATCGCGGTCATGTACGAAGGGGAGTTCGTGGACGTGGTGGACCCCGACGACGTGACCGAGGAGCAACTCGGCCTGTTGATGGCTGGCCGTTCCGTCGAGGACGAGAGTAACAGCTCCTCGGCCGACGAGGACCCGGAATCCCCGACCGAGGAGGTGTCGAACCGTGAGTAGCGACACCGGTGGCGCGCGCGCCGCGCTCGACCGCGCGGCCGACCGGATGCTCCGCGCGTCGGTGGTCGAGCGGTTCGCTATCGCGGTGGCCGCGACCCTGCTGGCGCTGTTTCTCGGGTCGGTCGTCGTCGCCGCCGCCGGGTACGACGCCGTGGAGTTCGTCTCGTCGCTGGCCTACGGCGCGTTCGGAAGCTCCTCGAACGTCGCGTTCACCCTGCGCCAGTCCACGATGCTCGTCCTCGCGGGCGTGGCGGTCGCCGTCGCGTTCCGGGCGGGCGTGTTCAACATCGGCGTGCAGGGCCAGTTCGTCGTCGGCGGGTTCGCCACCGCGGTCACGGTGCTGTTCCTCGCGCCGATGCTCCCGGAGGGCGCGGTCGGGGGCGTCCTGCTCGTCGGACTGGGCACGCTCGCGGCGATTCTGTCCGGCGGGGCGTACGCGGCGCTCCCCGGCCTGATGAAGGCCTACGCCGACGCCAACGAGGTCATCACGACCATCATGCTCAACTTCATCGCGTCGGGCGTGGTCTTCTTCCTCGTGGACCGCTATCTCAGGCCAGCGGGCGCGTCCGCGCCCAACACCGAGACGTTCCCGGAGTACGTCTCGCTCCCCTCGGTCGTGTTCGACAGCCCCTCGTTCTCGGTCGTCGGTCTCGGCGTGGCGCTGGCGACGGTCCTCGTCGTCTACGTCGTGATGGCCCGCACCGGGTTCGGCTACGACCTCGTGACCAGCGGCCATCAGGAACCCGCGGCGGCCTACTCCGGCGTGGACCCGAAGCGCAACGTCGTCGCCACGATGACGTTCTCCGGGATGGTGGCCGGACTCGCGGGCGCGATGTTCACCGTCATGATTCTGGGCTACTACAGCGACCCCTCGACGTTCCCGCGGTTCGGCTTCGACGCCATCGCGGTGAGCCTCCTCGCGGCGAACAACCCGCTCGGCGTCGTCCCCGCGGGCATCCTGTTCGGCGGCCTCGACGCCGGGGGCCAGTACATCGGCTTCACGCTCGACGTGCCGCCGGAACTGGTGGACGGCGTGGTCGGTCTCGTCGTCCTGTTCGTGGCCACCCCGGAGCTGTTTCGGATGGCCGCGCGCCGGACCGGACTCGGGGGCGATAGCCGATGAGTTCCGTCGCACTGACCGCGAGCGACGACCGGGCGCTCGTCACGGGAGGTGAGGGAGCGTGAGCGTCGCGGACTACGCCGCGCGCAACCGGCTCAGAATCGGGGCCGGTGCGGTCGCGCTCGTCGCGCTGGCGCTCCTCGCCGCGCTGTTCGACCTGCCGGTCGCCGACCTGCTGACGGTCGGGACCGCCGAGCGCGCGCTCCGGGCCGCGACGCCAATCGCGCTGGCGGCCATCGGCGGTCTCTACGCCGAGAAGAGCGGCGTCTTCAACATCGGACTGGAGGGGTTCATGATATTCGGCGCGCTCACGGCCGCGGCCGGAGCGTGGATTTCGGCCGGGAGCGAGTCGGTCGGACAGGCCGACCTCTGGCTCGGTATCGTCGTCGCGGTCGCGGTCTGTACGCTCCTGACGTTGCTCTTCGCCGTGTTGACCATCCGGTACGAGGCCGACCAAATCGTCGCCGGACTCGCGGTCTGGTTCGTCGGGTTGGGGTTCGGTCCGTTCACCGCGACGGTCCTCTGGGGCGGCGTCTCCAGTCCGACGCTTCCGAACATCGACAACGTGACCGTGCCGGTGCTGGCGGAGATACCGGTCGTCGGCCCCATTTTGTTCGACGCCTCGCCGCTGGTGCTTTTCACGGTTCTCCTCGCCGTCGCGGCGTGGGTCGTCCTCTACCGCACCAAATGGGGCTACTGGGTGCAGGCCGCGGGCGAGAATCCGGAAGCACTCGACACCGCGGGCGTGGACGTGAACCGCGTGCGCTACGCCGCGGTCGTCTTCTCGGGCGCGCTGGCAGGGTTGGGCGGCGCGGTCCTCGCCATCGGCATCGGGAGCGGGTTCACCGGGACCGGCGTGACGATGGTGGACGGCCGGGGCTGGATAGCCATCGTGGCGTACCTCTTCGGCAACTACAACCCGCTGGGCGCGTTCGGCGCGTCGCTACTGTTCGGCGCGACCGACATGCTACAGGTCCAGTTCCAGACGGTCGGCATCTCGCTTCCGGGGAGTATCGTTGGCCTGTTCCCCTACGTCGCGGTGCTGGTCGTGCTGAATCTGGTCGGGTACACGCGTGTTCCGTCGGCGGTCGGGGAACCGTACGACACCGAGGAGTGAGTCGGCCGTTCTCTTTCGGCCGCTCCGTCGCCGTTCGTTTTTCCGCTCTAGAGCAAACTCCACCACCTTCTAAACTATATACATATTTGTTAAAGGACTGCCTTCCTTACTGAAAGATACGAGATTCGTAGTGTGGTCGGGGCGCGGCCCGGCCCGGCGCGCGCCCCCCGAACGGGGTTTAAACCCCGCCCCCCCCGCCGCCACCACCCNNNNNNNNNNCTCCTCTCTTCTTCTTCGGTGGGGGGGGGGGGGGCCCCCCCCCCCCCCCCCCCCCCCCCCCCGACCTACGTGGATTACTCCCCGTCCCCGCGCTCGGCCACCAGCACGCCGACCTGCTCGTGGACCTTCTCCACCGCGGTCAGCGCGAACCCGGCCTCGGTCAGCGCGTCCGCCAGATGGCCAACCGTCGAGGGGTCGTCCACTTCGGGGCTGTAGAACGGCTCGTCGGGGTTCGGCTCGCCGAAGAACATCACGTCGCCGAGGACGAACTTCCGCGGTCCCAGTTCCGCAATCGCTTCTACCGCCTCGACCTTCTCGTCGTCGCTGAGGTGGTGCATCGCGAAGTTCGACACGACGATATCTGCCGCCTCGACGTTCGGTTCGCGGAACCGACCCTCGCCGAACGCGACGTTCTCGATGCCCTCCGCTTCGGCTTTCTCGCGGGCCTCCTCCATCATCCCCTCGCTGATGTCGCGGCCGACGACCTCGCCCGCGTCGTCGGCGAGCGCCAGCGCGATGGCCCCGGTGCCGGTGCCGAGGTCCGCCACGGTGTCGTCGGGACCGGGACTGGCGTGGTCCACGACGAGGGAAACGCAAGCGCGGTACTCCTCGGTGTCGTTCTGGCTGTCGTCGTACTCGCCCGCTACGTCGTCGAACCGGGAGGCGTGTTCCTCAATCGTCTTCTTCATACCTGCCGCGTTTGACGCCCGGTGCAATGAACTCGTCGGACGTGCGCTCGCGGTTGCGCTTGGCGACCTCGGCCCACTCCGCGAGTCCCCGCCGAATCTGCTCCTCGGAGAAGCCGATTGCCTCGCCCACCGCGACTAACTCCCGAGGAGTCCGCAACTGGAGGTGACTCGTCGGGTTCGCGCTGACGACGTACGGCGCGTCGTACTGGGTGACGATTTCCCGGAGCTTTCGCAGGTCCTGCAACGCTTGGACGCGCGGCCCGCCGTCGTCCCGAAGCACTCGCGAGAGGTCGAACTCCACGCGCGTCCCGTGTTCGGCCGCGGCCTTCGCCAGCACGTGGTTGAAGTCGCCCCGACCGCGCATGGGGTGGGCCAGCACGTCCACGCGGTCGGACTCGACCGCGAACCGGTTCAGCGCGTTCGTCCCGCCGTGGAGGGCCAGCACGGTGTACTTCGGTCGGTAGTTGCCGACGTGGCCCGACGCCACGTCGGGGTTCTCGGCCCGGATTTCGATGGCGTCCACCACGTCCACGTCGTACTCCGCGGCGATGCGCTCGGGGTCGGTCTCGTCCCAGTCGAGCGTCGAGTCGCTGTGGTTGCGCACGACCACGCCGTCGAAGCCGTACCGCGCGGCGGTGGCCGCGAAGCGCGCCGCGGTGCTGTCGCCGTCGGGGTGGGCGTGGACGCCCTCGTAGCGTGGCATGGGGACAGTCTCGTCGTGAGCGTTCGTCGGGCGTCGTTTTGGGTCTGTCCTTTCGGAGTCGAGATTTGGGTGGTCGTTCGGTCTTCGTTCGACACTGAGCGGACAGTCGAGATGTAGCGGGCTACCGCCGCCGACCCGGCCAGCACCGCAACCGCGACCCGGACTGATGCCGACACCAGTCAGACCGCACAGCACAGCACAGCACCGCACCGCACCGCACCGCTCCGCACCGCACTGCCCCGCACCGCTCCGCACCGCACTGCCCCGCATCGCGCCCCCGTTCCTCCCCGCTTGCGTCTGCGCTCGCGCGGAACCGCGAGCGCGAGCGCAGACGCGGCGCGTCCCGTGGACTATCGAAGGTCGCGGAACAAAACTGCGGACTGTGGAACGCTCACGGGACGAAAACCGTGAAAGCGACGCGCCTCAGAACTG is a window encoding:
- a CDS encoding ABC transporter permease encodes the protein MSVADYAARNRLRIGAGAVALVALALLAALFDLPVADLLTVGTAERALRAATPIALAAIGGLYAEKSGVFNIGLEGFMIFGALTAAAGAWISAGSESVGQADLWLGIVVAVAVCTLLTLLFAVLTIRYEADQIVAGLAVWFVGLGFGPFTATVLWGGVSSPTLPNIDNVTVPVLAEIPVVGPILFDASPLVLFTVLLAVAAWVVLYRTKWGYWVQAAGENPEALDTAGVDVNRVRYAAVVFSGALAGLGGAVLAIGIGSGFTGTGVTMVDGRGWIAIVAYLFGNYNPLGAFGASLLFGATDMLQVQFQTVGISLPGSIVGLFPYVAVLVVLNLVGYTRVPSAVGEPYDTEE
- a CDS encoding RNase P subunit p30 family protein, yielding MPRYEGVHAHPDGDSTAARFAATAARYGFDGVVVRNHSDSTLDWDETDPERIAAEYDVDVVDAIEIRAENPDVASGHVGNYRPKYTVLALHGGTNALNRFAVESDRVDVLAHPMRGRGDFNHVLAKAAAEHGTRVEFDLSRVLRDDGGPRVQALQDLRKLREIVTQYDAPYVVSANPTSHLQLRTPRELVAVGEAIGFSEEQIRRGLAEWAEVAKRNRERTSDEFIAPGVKRGRYEEDD
- a CDS encoding class I SAM-dependent methyltransferase, with the protein product MKKTIEEHASRFDDVAGEYDDSQNDTEEYRACVSLVVDHASPGPDDTVADLGTGTGAIALALADDAGEVVGRDISEGMMEEAREKAEAEGIENVAFGEGRFREPNVEAADIVVSNFAMHHLSDDEKVEAVEAIAELGPRKFVLGDVMFFGEPNPDEPFYSPEVDDPSTVGHLADALTEAGFALTAVEKVHEQVGVLVAERGDGE
- a CDS encoding ABC transporter ATP-binding protein, whose translation is MSDTGVPAVRLDGITKRFGDVVANDAVDLSLDAGSVHALVGENGAGKTTLMSVLYGLYDPDAGDIFVDGQRREFDSPRDAIDAGVGMIHQHFQLVDNMTVVQNVVLGHEPTENGLVDEESARSDIEDICETYGFDVDRYLDTPVEQLGVGVQQRVEIVKSLYRGADVLVLDEPTAVLTPQEVEGLFEVMAELTDRGRSLIFITHKLDEALEAADDITVLRDGKAVGTVAAAETSREELARMMVGRDVLFDYPERETVPGDVTLSVEELRVRDDRDLEQVGGVDLTVREGEILGIAGVEGNGQTELVEALTGLREVEEGTVTFAGGDITETSRRQRIESGITYVPEDRQDEGLVQDYDLVRNALLGNQTVEPYVRRGFIDWGSVRDHAETIVREYDVQPPNADAEAASLSGGNQQKFVVGREIEHDPDLLVASHPTRGVDVGSIEFVHERLLEMRDAGTAVLFVSSKLDEIRKLSDRIAVMYEGEFVDVVDPDDVTEEQLGLLMAGRSVEDESNSSSADEDPESPTEEVSNRE
- a CDS encoding ABC transporter permease, which gives rise to MLRASVVERFAIAVAATLLALFLGSVVVAAAGYDAVEFVSSLAYGAFGSSSNVAFTLRQSTMLVLAGVAVAVAFRAGVFNIGVQGQFVVGGFATAVTVLFLAPMLPEGAVGGVLLVGLGTLAAILSGGAYAALPGLMKAYADANEVITTIMLNFIASGVVFFLVDRYLRPAGASAPNTETFPEYVSLPSVVFDSPSFSVVGLGVALATVLVVYVVMARTGFGYDLVTSGHQEPAAAYSGVDPKRNVVATMTFSGMVAGLAGAMFTVMILGYYSDPSTFPRFGFDAIAVSLLAANNPLGVVPAGILFGGLDAGGQYIGFTLDVPPELVDGVVGLVVLFVATPELFRMAARRTGLGGDSR